A genomic window from Streptomyces sp. NBC_00234 includes:
- the gatC gene encoding Asp-tRNA(Asn)/Glu-tRNA(Gln) amidotransferase subunit GatC gives MPGITREEVAHLARLARLELKGEELDHFAGQLDDIIGAVARVSEVADQDVPPTSHPLPLTNVMRADEVRPSLTPAQALSGAPAQEQQRFKVPQILGED, from the coding sequence ATGCCTGGCATCACGCGCGAGGAGGTCGCCCACCTCGCCCGGCTGGCACGTCTGGAGCTGAAGGGCGAAGAGCTCGATCACTTCGCCGGTCAGCTCGACGACATCATCGGCGCGGTCGCCCGCGTCTCCGAGGTCGCCGACCAAGACGTACCGCCGACCTCCCACCCGCTGCCGCTGACCAACGTCATGCGCGCGGACGAGGTCCGTCCGTCGCTCACCCCCGCGCAGGCGCTCTCCGGCGCCCCGGCCCAGGAGCAGCAGCGTTTCAAGGTGCCGCAGATCCTGGGGGAGGACTAA
- the gatA gene encoding Asp-tRNA(Asn)/Glu-tRNA(Gln) amidotransferase subunit GatA, whose translation MTDISTIIKLTAAEIAAKIASGELTAVEVTEAHLARIDAIDEKVHAFLHVDRDGALAQARAVDAKRAAGEKLGPLAGVPLALKDIFTTKDMPTTVGSKILEGWIPPYDATLTQKLRAADVVILGKTNMDEFAMGSSTENSAYGPTGNPWDLTRIPGGSGGGSSAALASYEAPLAIGTDTGGSIRQPASVTGTVGVKPTYGGVSRYGMVAFSSSLDQGGPCARTVLDAALLHEVIAGHDPMDSTSIDAPVPPVVEAARNGSVQGMRVGVVKQFAGEGYQAGVVQRFNESVELLKSLGATIVELDCPSFDLALSAYYLIAPSECSSNLARFDAMRYGLRVGDDGTKSAEDVTALTREAGFGDEVKRRIILGTYALSSGYYDAYYGSAQKVRTLITQDFEKAFEQVDVIVSPTTPTTAFPIGERADDPMAMYLADLCTIPTNLAGNSAMSLPCGLAPEDGLPVGLQIIAPAMKDDRLYKVGAAVEAAFVQKWGHPLLEEAPSL comes from the coding sequence ATGACGGACATCAGCACCATCATCAAGCTGACCGCCGCCGAGATCGCCGCGAAGATCGCTTCCGGTGAGCTCACGGCCGTCGAGGTCACCGAGGCCCACCTGGCGCGGATCGACGCGATCGACGAGAAGGTCCACGCCTTCCTGCACGTCGACCGCGACGGAGCGCTCGCGCAGGCCCGCGCCGTCGACGCCAAGCGCGCCGCGGGCGAGAAGCTCGGCCCGCTGGCCGGAGTCCCGCTCGCGCTGAAGGACATCTTCACCACCAAGGACATGCCGACCACCGTCGGCTCGAAGATCCTTGAGGGCTGGATTCCGCCGTACGACGCGACGCTGACGCAGAAGCTCAGGGCCGCCGACGTCGTCATCCTCGGCAAGACCAACATGGACGAGTTCGCCATGGGGTCCTCCACCGAGAACAGCGCCTACGGCCCGACCGGCAACCCGTGGGACCTCACCCGTATCCCGGGCGGCTCGGGCGGCGGCTCCTCGGCCGCGCTCGCCTCGTACGAGGCCCCGCTCGCCATCGGCACGGACACCGGCGGTTCCATCCGTCAGCCCGCCTCCGTCACCGGCACCGTCGGCGTCAAGCCCACCTACGGCGGCGTCTCCCGGTACGGCATGGTGGCGTTCTCCAGCTCCCTCGACCAGGGCGGCCCCTGCGCCCGTACGGTCCTGGACGCGGCGCTCCTCCACGAGGTCATCGCCGGACACGACCCGATGGACTCGACGTCCATCGACGCCCCGGTCCCGCCGGTCGTCGAGGCCGCGCGCAACGGCTCCGTACAGGGCATGCGCGTCGGTGTCGTCAAGCAGTTCGCGGGCGAGGGCTACCAGGCCGGTGTCGTCCAGCGCTTCAACGAGTCGGTCGAGCTGCTGAAGTCGCTCGGTGCCACGATCGTCGAGCTGGACTGCCCGTCCTTCGACCTGGCCCTGTCGGCGTACTACCTGATCGCGCCGTCCGAGTGCTCCTCGAACCTGGCCCGCTTCGACGCCATGCGTTACGGCCTGCGGGTCGGCGACGACGGCACGAAGTCCGCCGAGGACGTCACCGCGCTCACCCGCGAGGCCGGCTTCGGCGACGAGGTCAAGCGCCGCATCATCCTCGGTACGTACGCGCTCAGCTCCGGCTACTACGACGCGTACTACGGCTCGGCCCAGAAGGTCCGCACGCTCATCACCCAGGACTTCGAGAAGGCGTTCGAGCAGGTGGACGTCATCGTCTCGCCGACGACGCCGACCACCGCCTTCCCGATCGGCGAGCGCGCCGACGACCCGATGGCGATGTACCTCGCGGACCTGTGCACCATTCCGACCAACCTCGCCGGCAACTCCGCCATGTCGCTGCCCTGCGGCCTGGCCCCGGAGGACGGCCTGCCGGTCGGGCTGCAGATCATCGCCCCCGCGATGAAGGACGACCGGCTGTACAAGGTCGGAGCCGCCGTCGAGGCCGCCTTCGTGCAAAAGTGGGGACACCCGCTGCTTGAGGAGGCTCCGTCGCTGTGA
- the gatB gene encoding Asp-tRNA(Asn)/Glu-tRNA(Gln) amidotransferase subunit GatB gives MTVIDLESYEDALATYDPVMGLEVHVELGTKTKMFCGCSTELKQDANSQTCPVCLGLPGALPVVNEIGVESAIKIGLALNCEIAEWCRFARKNYFYPDMPKNFQTSQYDEPIAFNGYLDVQLEDGEIFRVQIERAHMEEDTGKSTHVGGATGRIHGASHSLLDYNRAGIPLIEIVTKPIEGAGARAPEVAKAYVAELRELIKALGVSEARMEMGQMRCDVNLSLRPHGREEFGTRSETKNVNSLRSVERAARFEIQRHAAVLNSGGTIVQETRHFHEEDGSTTAGRIKDNAEDYRYFPEPDLVPVAPAREWVEELRKGLPELPRLRRARLKEEWGVSEHDMQSILNAGAVDLIVATTVAGAPADQARKWWMGELARNANETGRGLDELGVTPEQVARVAELVASGDLNDKLARQVLEGVLAGEGDPDTVVEKRGLKVVSDEGALGTAVDEAIAANAAIADKIRGGKVAAAGALVGAVMKATRGQADAARVRELILEKLGVEG, from the coding sequence GTGACTGTCATTGACCTGGAGTCGTACGAGGACGCCCTCGCGACGTACGACCCCGTCATGGGCCTCGAAGTCCATGTCGAGCTCGGCACCAAGACCAAGATGTTCTGCGGCTGCTCCACGGAGCTCAAGCAGGACGCCAACTCGCAGACCTGCCCGGTCTGCCTCGGGCTGCCCGGCGCGCTGCCGGTCGTCAACGAGATCGGCGTCGAGTCCGCGATCAAGATCGGTCTCGCGCTGAACTGCGAGATCGCCGAGTGGTGCCGCTTCGCCCGGAAGAACTACTTCTATCCGGACATGCCGAAGAACTTCCAGACCTCCCAGTACGACGAGCCGATCGCCTTCAACGGCTATCTGGACGTCCAGCTGGAGGACGGCGAGATCTTCCGCGTGCAGATCGAGCGTGCCCACATGGAGGAGGACACCGGCAAGTCGACGCACGTCGGCGGTGCCACCGGCCGTATCCACGGCGCGTCCCACTCCCTGCTCGACTACAACCGTGCCGGCATCCCGCTCATCGAGATCGTCACCAAGCCGATCGAGGGCGCGGGTGCGCGCGCTCCCGAGGTCGCCAAGGCGTACGTCGCCGAGCTCCGTGAGCTCATCAAGGCGCTCGGTGTCTCGGAAGCCCGGATGGAGATGGGGCAGATGCGCTGCGACGTGAACCTGTCGCTGCGTCCCCACGGCCGGGAGGAGTTCGGTACGCGCTCCGAGACGAAGAACGTGAACTCCCTGCGTTCCGTCGAGCGTGCCGCCCGCTTCGAGATCCAGCGCCACGCGGCGGTGCTGAACTCCGGCGGAACGATCGTGCAGGAGACCCGGCACTTCCACGAGGAGGACGGCTCCACCACGGCCGGCCGCATCAAGGACAACGCCGAGGACTACCGCTACTTCCCGGAGCCGGACCTCGTTCCCGTCGCCCCGGCCCGCGAGTGGGTCGAGGAGCTCCGCAAGGGCCTCCCCGAGCTGCCGCGGCTGCGCCGTGCACGGCTCAAGGAGGAGTGGGGCGTCTCCGAGCACGACATGCAGTCCATCCTCAACGCGGGCGCGGTCGACCTGATCGTCGCCACGACCGTGGCGGGCGCTCCGGCGGACCAGGCCCGCAAGTGGTGGATGGGCGAGCTCGCCCGTAACGCCAACGAGACCGGCCGCGGCCTCGACGAGCTGGGCGTCACCCCCGAGCAGGTCGCCAGGGTCGCCGAGCTCGTCGCCTCCGGCGACCTCAACGACAAGCTGGCCCGCCAGGTCCTCGAGGGTGTCCTCGCGGGCGAGGGCGACCCGGACACCGTCGTCGAGAAGCGCGGCCTGAAGGTCGTCTCGGACGAGGGCGCGCTGGGCACGGCCGTGGACGAGGCCATCGCCGCCAACGCGGCCATCGCGGACAAGATCCGCGGCGGCAAGGTCGCGGCGGCGGGCGCGCTCGTCGGCGCGGTCATGAAGGCCACCCGCGGCCAGGCGGACGCGGCGCGCGTGCGTGAGCTGATCCTGGAGAAGCTCGGCGTCGAAGGCTGA
- a CDS encoding phosphocholine-specific phospholipase C: MTTDISRRRLFALGGGALGAAAAGSFLPPSLQAAIAAQPARPAGSGGLDDIRHVVILMQENRSFDHYFGMLRGVRGFGDRNAVELPSGASVFEQPGPLGAPVLPFPVRGAAETQKKDLQYIGALDHSWSGGARAWAGGWMSGWVTAKTAATMAYYDRRDIPLHYELADTFTVCDAYHSSIHTSTSPNRNHLWSGKTGFEANGKRAVGNDAYNEGTHPGYDWSTYAERLEAAGRSWQTYTEWENFTDNQIEFFATFKAIARKALAKTGGHTFMESFYADVRDAGEASERERLLGLLEEGVATLSEAERSLFERGLRRVETGTLADRFAEDVAAGTLPEVSYLVPSAVDSEHPSVSSPVHSATILYKVLDALGQHPDVWRHTAVLINYDENDGFFDHVPPPVAPSEVTEEHWDGKPTGLGVRVPLLVVSPWTIGGYVCSEVFDHTSVIRFLERWTGVKEPNIGDWRRTVTGDLTSAFDFSRGGRQPEVEAPAAIPPFSGRWQPKPPAVQQMPVQEPGTRPARPLPYQPDAQAWVTDGAVQVGLSNTGRSSAHFTLYPYAGEFPAPQHRDVRGTAQWTVPLTGDAYRFTVTGPNGFRREFAGVTGGDAEVGSRLDARERDLYLTLRNTGQRTLTFTVRPLGYVDEEDLRGWTRRISVKPGRSRTVVHSAADARGWYDLDVTVDGDTAFRRRLMGHIENGRASISG; this comes from the coding sequence TTGACCACGGACATTTCACGGCGACGGCTCTTCGCCCTCGGGGGCGGCGCGCTCGGCGCGGCGGCGGCCGGATCGTTCCTGCCGCCGTCGCTGCAGGCCGCCATCGCCGCGCAGCCCGCCCGCCCGGCGGGGTCCGGCGGGCTCGACGACATCAGGCACGTGGTGATCCTGATGCAGGAGAACCGGTCCTTCGACCATTACTTCGGGATGCTGCGCGGTGTGCGCGGCTTCGGCGACCGCAACGCCGTCGAACTTCCCTCCGGCGCGTCGGTCTTCGAGCAGCCGGGGCCGCTGGGCGCTCCCGTGCTGCCGTTCCCGGTGCGCGGGGCCGCCGAGACGCAGAAGAAGGACCTGCAGTACATCGGCGCGCTCGACCACTCGTGGAGCGGCGGAGCCCGGGCCTGGGCCGGGGGGTGGATGAGCGGCTGGGTCACCGCGAAGACGGCCGCCACGATGGCGTACTACGACCGCCGTGACATTCCGCTGCACTACGAGCTGGCCGACACCTTCACGGTGTGCGACGCCTACCACTCGTCGATCCACACCTCGACCAGCCCCAACCGCAACCACCTGTGGAGCGGGAAGACGGGCTTCGAGGCGAACGGCAAGCGGGCCGTCGGCAACGACGCGTACAACGAGGGCACGCACCCCGGGTACGACTGGAGCACCTACGCGGAGCGGCTGGAGGCCGCGGGGCGCAGCTGGCAGACCTATACGGAGTGGGAGAACTTCACCGACAACCAGATCGAGTTCTTCGCCACCTTCAAGGCGATCGCCCGCAAGGCCCTCGCGAAGACCGGCGGGCACACGTTCATGGAGTCCTTCTACGCGGACGTCCGTGACGCGGGCGAGGCGAGCGAGCGCGAACGTCTGCTCGGGCTGCTGGAGGAGGGCGTCGCCACGCTGTCCGAGGCGGAGCGGAGCCTCTTCGAGCGCGGACTGCGGCGGGTGGAGACGGGCACACTGGCCGATCGTTTCGCCGAGGACGTGGCGGCGGGGACGCTGCCCGAGGTCTCCTACCTGGTGCCCTCGGCCGTGGACTCCGAGCACCCGAGCGTGTCCTCCCCGGTGCACAGCGCGACGATCCTCTACAAGGTGCTCGACGCGCTGGGTCAGCACCCCGACGTGTGGCGGCACACCGCCGTCCTCATCAACTACGACGAGAACGACGGTTTCTTCGACCACGTCCCGCCGCCGGTTGCGCCGTCCGAGGTGACCGAGGAGCACTGGGACGGCAAGCCCACCGGTCTCGGGGTGCGGGTACCGCTGCTCGTCGTCTCGCCGTGGACGATCGGCGGCTACGTCTGCTCCGAGGTCTTCGACCACACCTCCGTGATCCGCTTCCTGGAGCGGTGGACGGGCGTGAAGGAGCCGAACATCGGCGACTGGCGGCGCACGGTCACCGGCGACCTCACCTCGGCGTTCGACTTCTCGCGGGGCGGGCGGCAGCCGGAGGTGGAAGCGCCGGCGGCCATTCCGCCCTTCAGCGGGCGCTGGCAGCCGAAGCCGCCGGCCGTCCAGCAGATGCCCGTACAGGAGCCCGGGACGCGTCCCGCACGGCCGCTGCCCTACCAGCCGGACGCGCAGGCGTGGGTCACGGACGGAGCGGTGCAGGTCGGCCTCAGTAATACGGGGCGTTCGTCGGCGCACTTCACGCTCTATCCGTACGCGGGTGAGTTCCCGGCCCCTCAGCACCGGGATGTAAGGGGCACGGCGCAATGGACGGTGCCCCTTACCGGGGACGCCTACCGGTTCACGGTCACCGGGCCGAACGGCTTCCGTCGCGAGTTCGCGGGGGTGACCGGGGGTGACGCGGAGGTCGGCTCGCGGCTCGATGCCCGCGAGCGCGATCTGTACCTCACCCTGCGTAACACGGGGCAGCGGACGCTCACCTTCACGGTGCGGCCCCTCGGCTACGTCGACGAGGAGGATCTGCGCGGCTGGACCCGCCGCATCTCGGTGAAGCCGGGGCGCAGCCGTACGGTCGTGCACTCGGCGGCCGACGCACGCGGCTGGTACGACCTCGACGTCACGGTCGACGGGGACACCGCCTTCCGGCGGCGGCTGATGGGACACATCGAGAACGGCAGGGCGAGCATCTCCGGCTGA
- a CDS encoding MMPL family transporter, which yields MAAIARWCLKHRLLAVLIWLFALGGTATAAGFAGSAYSNDYEVPGTESGRATELLQHGFKDLGGDTDTVVWHTNGSTVRATDVQQTMTKTLHTIEELPGIGGVTSPYGSAGAGQISADGHTAYATVTFDQQADDIAPEQAQALVDTAKAAESDGLQVELGGTAVALTEAPSVHLSEAIGVVVAAVVLFLAFGSLAASMLPIATALVSVGTAYAGIVLLGHVMTVADFAPMLGMLIGLGVGIDYALFIVTRHRRGLRRGLSVTDAAQNAVATTGRAVVFAGATVCIALLGMLILRLGFLNGVAIAASLTVVLTVAASVTLLPALLSFIGMRALSRRERRQLAEKGPQPELPTGFAARWSAFVERHPKLLGAVAAVVMLVLALPTFGLHLGTSDQGNNPATATTRQAYDLLGEGFGPGVNGPLTIAAQLDGADDRLALDALPETLRATEGVASVSPVTYNSSGDTAFVTVVPDSAPQSQQTSELVDRLRADVLPEAVDNTSLQAHVGGVTASYDDFAEIIIGKLPLFVGVVIALGCLLLLLAFRSLGIPLKAAVMNVAAVASSFGVVVAIFQWGWGSELLGLGSAGPIEPFLPVIMVSVLFGLSMDYQVFLVGRMYEEWLETGDNRRAVRVGLAETSRVINSAAVIMISVFLAFVLSGDRVIAMFGIALAVAVALDAFVLRTLLVPALMHMLGGANWWLPGWLDRRLPRISIEPPDTGVEHAKIPGTRTSEDGAPVPQPAEPVH from the coding sequence TTGGCTGCCATTGCCCGCTGGTGTCTCAAGCACCGGCTCCTCGCCGTCCTCATCTGGCTGTTCGCCCTCGGCGGCACAGCCACCGCAGCGGGTTTCGCGGGTTCGGCCTACTCCAACGACTACGAGGTTCCCGGGACCGAGTCCGGTCGTGCCACCGAGCTCCTCCAGCACGGCTTCAAGGATCTCGGTGGTGACACCGACACCGTCGTGTGGCACACCAACGGCTCCACCGTCCGGGCCACCGACGTCCAGCAGACGATGACCAAAACCCTCCACACGATCGAGGAGCTGCCCGGAATCGGTGGCGTCACCAGCCCCTACGGCTCGGCCGGCGCCGGACAGATCAGCGCGGACGGCCACACCGCCTACGCCACGGTCACCTTCGACCAGCAGGCGGACGACATCGCGCCGGAGCAGGCGCAGGCCCTCGTCGACACCGCGAAGGCGGCGGAGAGCGACGGACTCCAGGTGGAGCTCGGCGGCACCGCGGTCGCCCTCACCGAAGCGCCCTCGGTCCACCTCAGCGAGGCCATCGGGGTGGTCGTCGCCGCGGTCGTCCTCTTCCTCGCCTTCGGCTCGCTCGCCGCGAGCATGCTGCCCATCGCCACGGCGCTCGTCTCCGTCGGCACGGCCTACGCGGGCATCGTGCTGCTCGGCCATGTGATGACGGTGGCCGACTTCGCGCCGATGCTGGGCATGCTCATCGGACTGGGCGTCGGCATCGACTACGCCCTGTTCATCGTCACCCGGCACCGCAGAGGACTCCGGCGCGGCCTGTCGGTCACCGACGCCGCCCAGAACGCCGTCGCGACGACCGGACGCGCCGTCGTCTTCGCCGGGGCCACCGTCTGCATCGCCCTGCTCGGCATGCTCATCCTGCGGCTCGGCTTCCTCAACGGGGTCGCGATCGCCGCCTCGCTCACCGTCGTCCTGACCGTCGCGGCGTCCGTGACCCTGCTGCCCGCCCTGCTCTCCTTCATCGGGATGCGTGCGCTGAGCCGGCGGGAGCGCAGGCAGCTCGCCGAGAAGGGCCCGCAGCCCGAGCTGCCCACGGGCTTCGCCGCCCGGTGGTCCGCGTTCGTCGAACGGCACCCCAAGCTGCTCGGGGCGGTCGCCGCCGTCGTGATGCTGGTCCTGGCCCTGCCCACGTTCGGCCTGCATCTGGGCACGTCCGACCAGGGGAACAACCCCGCCACGGCCACCACCCGGCAGGCGTACGACCTGCTGGGGGAGGGGTTCGGGCCGGGGGTCAACGGGCCGCTGACGATCGCCGCGCAGCTGGACGGCGCCGACGACCGGCTCGCCCTGGACGCGCTGCCCGAAACACTGCGGGCCACCGAGGGCGTCGCGTCGGTCAGCCCCGTGACGTACAACAGCAGTGGCGACACCGCGTTCGTCACCGTCGTTCCGGACTCGGCGCCGCAGTCGCAGCAGACCAGCGAGCTGGTCGACCGGCTGCGGGCGGACGTGCTGCCCGAGGCCGTGGACAACACCTCGCTCCAGGCCCATGTGGGCGGTGTGACAGCCAGCTACGACGACTTCGCCGAGATCATCATCGGCAAGTTGCCGCTCTTCGTCGGGGTGGTCATCGCACTCGGCTGTCTGCTCCTGCTGCTGGCCTTCCGTTCCCTCGGCATTCCGCTGAAGGCCGCCGTGATGAACGTGGCCGCCGTCGCCTCCTCCTTCGGCGTCGTCGTCGCGATCTTCCAGTGGGGTTGGGGGAGCGAACTGCTCGGGCTCGGCAGCGCCGGGCCGATCGAACCCTTCCTGCCGGTGATCATGGTCTCGGTGCTCTTCGGGCTGTCGATGGACTACCAGGTCTTCCTGGTCGGCCGGATGTACGAGGAGTGGCTGGAGACCGGCGACAACCGGCGGGCGGTCCGGGTCGGACTCGCCGAGACCAGCCGCGTGATCAACTCGGCCGCCGTGATCATGATCTCGGTCTTCCTCGCCTTCGTGCTCAGCGGTGACCGCGTCATCGCGATGTTCGGGATCGCACTCGCCGTGGCGGTGGCACTGGACGCCTTCGTCCTGCGCACCCTGCTGGTGCCGGCCCTGATGCACATGCTGGGCGGCGCGAACTGGTGGCTGCCCGGCTGGCTGGACCGGCGACTGCCGCGGATCAGCATCGAGCCGCCGGACACCGGCGTGGAGCATGCGAAGATCCCGGGGACGCGTACGAGCGAGGACGGCGCACCGGTGCCGCAGCCCGCCGAGCCCGTCCACTAG
- a CDS encoding GNAT family N-acetyltransferase — translation MFAISLGDDGAELRPLETWQAQEFLTHIDRARELVDPWIPFAAAAKDLDSARALLQRYADSQAADTGRLYGIWLDGTLVGGVLFRIFEAGTGNCEVGCWLEPAGEGRGLVTRAMHQLIDWAVDVRGMHRVEWVASSANTRSLAVAQRLGMTRDGVRRESFLYQGKRHDSEIWSVLAPEWRARRG, via the coding sequence ATGTTCGCGATATCCCTGGGTGACGACGGAGCGGAGCTGCGCCCGCTGGAGACCTGGCAGGCACAGGAGTTCCTGACCCACATCGACCGGGCGCGCGAGCTCGTGGACCCCTGGATCCCCTTCGCCGCAGCCGCCAAGGACCTCGACTCGGCGCGTGCACTGCTCCAGCGGTACGCGGACAGCCAGGCGGCCGACACGGGACGGCTCTACGGCATCTGGCTCGACGGCACGCTGGTCGGCGGAGTCCTGTTCCGGATCTTCGAGGCCGGGACCGGAAACTGCGAGGTCGGCTGCTGGCTCGAACCGGCGGGGGAGGGCCGTGGCCTGGTCACCCGGGCGATGCACCAGCTGATCGACTGGGCGGTCGACGTGCGGGGCATGCACCGGGTGGAGTGGGTCGCCTCCTCGGCCAACACGCGCAGCCTCGCGGTCGCGCAGCGGCTCGGCATGACACGCGACGGCGTGAGGCGTGAGAGCTTCCTCTACCAGGGGAAGCGGCACGACTCGGAGATCTGGTCCGTGCTGGCGCCGGAATGGCGTGCCCGGCGCGGCTGA